tatttttttaacctttattttactaggcaagtcagttaagaacaaattcttattttcaatgacggcctaggaacagtgggttaactgcctgttcaggggcagaacaacagattttgtaccttgtcagctcggggatttgaacttgcaaactttcggttactagtccaatgctctaaccactaggctacaaatGTAAAAACCAGCAAAAATAGTTTTAACCGTTTCTGAACACAAGAAAGCAACAAGCACAGCAAACGTGTTTAGTCTTCCATGTGGTTGGTGGCACTGCCACTTCTAAAACTCAATTTAAAGAGAATTCTAGCATTGTATTTCTATGATAGCGCTGAAGGCCTAGGAAAGTCCTATTTCGTGATTGGACTCCGCATTTTGATTGATCGTACTGTCATTGCGTATATCGTCCCTGATAGGACGAGACGCGGAAGGACTATCCCACTTTTTCCCGTGACGTCAGGGAAGGACAAAATGATTTATCGCGAGGTCGTTCGGCCCCTGTGACCGCCGGTTGAAGTAGAGTGGAGGTTCCATTTTAAGACACGGAAAGAGTGAGTGCAGTACTACGAAATATCTAACATAACTGATTTCACAATGTTAGAGCAGAATGGATTCTGAAGGCTTGTCTTTACTGTAATGCGTTGTTTAGGACGTTTAGAATGTTTTATGTTGCTAGTTTGTCTTGCGCAACCGTTCCAccttgggaaagctagctaatcGGCTAGTAATGAGCAAGCTAACGTACTTCAGCTAACTGTAGGAATAGCTAGCTCACACCAACAATAACATGATCTAATACTCTTTGCCTTTTCATTCAATCTTGTCTGGATGTCAAATTATAACTACACCCCCTTCCTATGCTGTTGTCAGTGTAAGCAGAGCTGGTTTAGTGTTGGTCGTGTTTCTATAGCAAGGTAGTGATCTAGCCTGCTAACATTCGCTTTTTTTCTACAGACCGGTTTTGGACACCATGTATCCGAACACACTAACGCAGTTGTCCCGGGCTAATCCCTTCAACGCCCCGCTATTCTCCCTCCAAGAAATCGAGGAGCCCAAACAGAGCCTCCCCGCAAATGGACAGAGCCGCAACCTCGCTGCCGCAGCAATTGCTGGTAAAACCAAGTTTCTGCATGATAACAAGTAACGTTACGGTTAGCAagcaacgttagctagcgagcaaTTACGCAGTCAACTGAATCAATGATGAGACGATATACCGATTTTATTCAACATGTGTCTTTTAATATATACGATTTGTGTGCTCGTCAAACGTTCACAGCTATTTAGCCACTGTTATTAAATGTGTAATGTCAAAGACAGGCCTTGTCTATGGAGGACACGGAAGGGCAGATGTAAACTTTGAAATATGCCGCAGGTATTTGAACTGAATTCATGAccgccccccccccaaataaaatTGCTGTTCAAAACTAAGGTGAGAGGCCACTGTCTCAAACGTGCAAAATAGAAGTTAGGCCAATGTCTGTATTGCTTTCTAGCACACCAACCAGCTAATGATATGCGTCTGACCCCTAAACGGGGGCATTGGTTCTCAATTCGTTTTGTCAAGTTTGGTCAAGATTTAGGATCACTTGAAATGCTATCCATTTTGCAACGTAAAGCATGGCCTTCAACAACCCCTGTTATATTCTGACCATTGCAATATTATTGCTGTTCATTGTTGCCTTAATTTTCAAtagaatgtttttgtttttacagCTTAGAGCCCGCCAAGTTCTAAAGGTGACATTAGCTATTATTGAACCACCATATATTGGTCAGTCTTTTTGGTTAGTTTTAGAGCTTGCTGACCAGTGTCCTTTATTATAGCCTAAATACTGTGTGCTGGTTGGTTGATTAGTTATATAGCTAGTCTGCTCTGCTGTTACAGCATCTTCCCTCACAGGGAGTAAATGTTCTATGTGTGCATGGCTCTTTGCACCTGTGATATAGGCCTATGCAGACTACgtaggacaggacacacacaattCAGTTCCACTTGAATTTAGACTTTAGCCTAGTGAAGATGCAGTTTGCTCTTACTTACTACCACTTTTCTAATGAACAACATCAACACTAAGTCCCCATTTTGAAGGTATTGCCTGACTTTTTCTTCAGAGGGAGACAGCTGTGAGTTCGGCTCACGGAAGTATTTACTCCTCTGTGGGTTTGGTGGCATCATCAGCTGTGGCACCACACACGCAGCCCTAGTGCCCCTCGATCTGGTCAAATGCAGAATGCAGGTCTGTCTATCCCTGTGGCCTGGAGCCACTTAAAACCCAACACGCTGTATTTTTGTTGTCTGAAATGCAATTTGCATGGGAGAATGGATGTATCAAGCAGCCCGGTTTTGTGCAGTCGTGGTGGAATCTTTGTCATTGTTGTTCCTCACGTTTTATCCCACTTGATCACCTGCTTTTTGTTTGCGAATAACCTACATCGCATGGTAAGTGTGTGATTCATAATCGCCAGTGTTATTGTTTTTAATGAACCTCCCTGCTACATTCCCCTTCCCAATCCAAAGCTAAAGGACTTGTAGGTCACTGAGGTCAGGAGTGACAATGGGAAAATTTGCTCAGAATGTTCACCCTGCTGTTTATAACATGATCAAAGTGCAGCAATGCATTGCTAGAATGTGGCCTATAGCTTTATAAGTAGGTTCAAAGGCCCAAGTAATTTACACCTCAATGGAATTATTCCCAGCTTTAAATTGACTAAAGTACAAAATATTCATATATTTATGTAAGCTATATGTATTATTTTAACTAACTATGCAGCTGATGCTTCaacactatttttatttttttacttaacgtTCAAATTCAGGACGTACACTGTAAACTGATTCAAATTCAAAAATGTTATCATAGACAAGTATTGAGATAAATTGGAatgtcagtttacttcctgaattgacctaAATCCTGATTCACAAGTGTTTGAAATTTGATCTGGCTCATTCCCTGGTGTGTTCTAATGTAATGGTGGCATGTTTGTTGGTGATTATTGTCCTGTGTTGCATGTGTCGTGATTGCGTGTTGGGCATGTATTGTGTTTTTTGCTGCAGACTCTGCAGATGTGAGCTGTGAGTTTGGCTCAACAAAATACTATGCCCTGTGTGGGTTTGGGGGTATCCTGAGCTGcggcctcacacacacagctgttgtACCCCTCGACCTTGTCAAGTGCCGCATCCAGGTTTGTGGTACCCCCTGTAGCTGTCTGCTGTGTGAAGGCCTCCATAGCTCCTGTAAGGAAAGGTGCCCAATCCCAAATCTACCCCTAAGACTTTAGTTTCAACTTTATTGTCCCAGAGGGATTGTTCAACAATTGTGGCCTTAAAATTCATCGAGACTTTGCAGTCCCAATGTACCCTTAATTCCTATGCACTTGAataaatgaggggaaaaaaattggGTGGAAAACTTGATTTGGGATTGGGCGGAAGATTGCTGTAGATTAGCAGACATCCGATAAATCACTAGCTATAAGTAGTAATGTTCATCTGGGTAAACCCCTAGTTCACAACCTGAAACCTAGCATATATATATGGCCCAGAAACCTTAGATACAATTACCTAGATTTCAGCTCATAGGGCTCTAGTCCCATTGTTCCTTTGACGCCCTGCTAatcaaattattttttttttcatccTTAGGTGGACCCTGACAAGTACAAGAGCATTGGCAAAGGCTTCTCCCTCACATTGAAGGAGGATGGAGCCCGAGGGCTGGCAAAGGGCTGGGCCCCTACCTTCATCGGATACTCCATGCAGGGTCTCTGCAAGTTTGGCTTCTATGAGATGTTCAAGATCTTCTACAGTGACATGCTTGGAGAGGTCAGTCAGGGGTAGGAACCAATGTGGGGAGAAACCAACACTGTTGGATTCCCGTGTTTACAGTATTTTACAGGAACAGTTCACCCATCAAAAATAATTAATTGCATGCTAATTACCAGGTGCTTTAATGCAATTACAGTACAGTGAGCACTTGTATTTTTAGTATTTATATGTAATCCCTGTGGGACTTTTATCATGGCATTGGTTTTGCTAGCCCACACAGGACCACAACTGACTTCGCCCCCTCTCATCTAACAGGAGAACACCTACCTGTGGAGGACATCCCTGTACCTGGCTGCATCTGCCAGTGCAGAGTTCTTTGCTGACATTGCCCTGGCCCCCATGGAGGCTTGCAAAGTGCGTATCCAGACCTGCCCCGGCTACGCCAACAACCTCAGACAATGTGCTCCCAAGATGTTTGCAGAGGAGGGAGTATGGGCGTGAGTAGAGATTGTGTTTGTGATGTTAATAGGTTTTTATATTTGTTTTGGAGGCTGTGTAACCTGTAAAGGTATTCCATCCTTCTCAGGGACAGCTATGAGGTGTATGCTTTTGTTCCTACACTCGGTGAACAAACCTGCTTCAACTTGTGGCCTTTTATTAGATTGTGTGTTTCATGGCTGGTATGGAACATAAACCTGCAAAAGTAATTCTTGCTCCCAATAGCTGATTTGAGAGGTTACCACCAAACACGCTCCTTAGATCCACCTCTGGAGGTCACTCCTGTGCTGTTGCTGTTGTCTGAGTGCTGCAGCTCCAGCCTGGAGGCCCTCAGCAGCTTTTTGGCTGTACAGTTGGAGGTGCTTGAGTCATTGGCGTGTGAGAGCAGTCTACCTGCCTCCCAGCACCCCTGCTGCACTGGCAACCCTCAGTTCCACTGACGGGACCCTACCAGTAGAGCTATGCTGGGGGATGGACAATCCCATAGGCCCTAATGGTATTTTCCAGGTTTGCGCCTTGATAGTCTAACGTAGTTTGTTCTCATCTCCGTTTACACTATTGTGTGGGGAAAATTGACTGTTGAAAGTCAGTGCCTTGTTAGTGACCACCACATTGACGAGAACTCTGATCTGAATGTACGGAACTTTCAGGTTCTACAAGGGTGTGGTTCCCCTGTGGATGCGGCAGATCCCCTACACCATGATGAAGTTTGCCTGCTTTGAGAGGACCGTGGAGCTGCTCTACAAACACGTGGTGCCCAAACCACGTGCTGACTGCACCAAGTCCGAACAGCTGATCGTCACCTTCACGGCCGGCTACATCGGTGAGTAGTAGTACCACAGGAAATAGGATGAAGGTGGGTCTAGGGAGCTCACCTTGAGTCATGTTTGTGTTGTCCTCGTAATAACTAAGGTACATATTATCGTTTTGAtatggtgtgcactaatgaatacaacccagatCATGTTACGCTTCCCCAATTCCTatccaaattgtatttgtcacgtgcgctgaatacaacaggtgtagaccttttaagtatttgttactttttatttcttattcttctTTTTAAAgctacattgttggttagggtttgtaggtaagcatttcactaaggtctacacctgttgtatttggcgcacgtgaccaATACAATTGGGTTAGGATTTGGAAAAGCGTAatatgatcctagatctgtgaccAATGGCAACTACTTACCCAGAGAGacctgggtcgtattcattagtgcacaccataGCAAAATGTTGTGCAACGGAAAATGAAAACAAGTGTTACTTATTGGACATGTACAGGTagttgtccctccctgtttcaatcagttttcttccatttggtgacGGACAAAGACGACCCTGGCTTCTGTTTGATGGTATATAGTGGTCCTATATAGCAGTGTGTGCTGATGATTTGTCTGTCCCCTGCAGCTGGTGTGTTCTGTGCCATCGTGTCCCACCCAGCGGACTCAGTGGTGTCTGTACTGAACAAGGAGAGTGGCAGCACCGCCGTCCAAGTGCTTAAGAAGCTGGGACCTAAAGGTGAGTGGAAAACCATAGGGCTTGTCTCATTTAGGAAATACATCCTTCCTCAAAGTTGTCACCGATGTGATTTGGTACCTCGGTATTTTATCCAATCAAACCCTCTCAGGTTACTGGGCGAGAATAGGTGGGTCTAAATAAATATTTAATGGCCCAATTCTAACAACATGCTCCTTAGATCCATGTCTGGAGGGTGCTCCTGTATGCTGGttctgttcaaatcaaatgtatttatatagcccttcatacatcagctgttATCTGAAAGtggtgtacagaaacccagcctaaaaccccaaacggcaagcaatgcaggtgttgaagcacgtttgctaggaaaaactccctagaaaggtccaaacctaggaagaatcctagaggaaacaggctacgaggggtggccagtcctcttctggctgtgccgggtggagattataacagaacatggccaagatgttcaaatgttcataaatgaccagcatggtcaaataattggtctgggacaggtagcacgtccggtgaacaggtcaggattccatagccgcaggcagaacagttgaaactggagcagcagcacagccaggtggactggggacagcaaggagtcatcatgccagttagtcctgaggcatggtcctagggctcagatcctccgagagagagagagcaagagaaagaaagagagaattagagaaagcatacTTAGTCACACcggatgagacaggagaagtactccagatataataaactactgcagcataaatactggaggctgagacaggaggggtcaggagacactgtggccccatccgatgatacccccagacaaggccaaacaggaaggatataaccccacccactttgccaaagcacaggccccacaccactagagggttatcttcaaccaccaacttaccatcctgagacaaggccgagtatagcacacaaagatctccgccacggcacaacccaagggggggcgccaacccagacaggatgaccacatcagtgactcaacccactcaagtgacgcacccctccttgggacggcatgaaagagcaccagtaagccagtgactcagcccctgtaatggggtaagaggcagagaatcccagtggaaaggggggaaccggccaggcagagaaagcaagggcggttcgttgctccagagcctttccgttcaccttcatactcctgggccagactacactcaatcatatgacccactgaagagatgagtcttcggtaaagacttaaaggttgagactgagtttgcgtgtctcacatgggtaggcagaccattcttaaaaatggagctctataggagaaaaccctgcctccagctgtttgcttagaaattctagggacgattaggaggcctgcgtcttgtgaccgtagcgtacgtgtaggtatgtacggcaggaccaaatcagagagatgggttggagcaagcccatgtaatgatttgtaggttagcagtaaaaccttaacCAGCCCTTGACTTGACAAGAAGCTGTGGTCTCTCGAGTGCTGCAACTCCAGCCTGGAGGCCCTCAGCAGCTTTCTGGCTGTACAATTGGAGGTGCTTGAGTCATTGGTGTGTGAGCAGTCTACCTGTCCCCCAGCCAAGCTGGGGGTGGCTAACACTTGTTTTAGTCCCTTTGGATAGAGGCCTGTAACATTCCATGTACAGTCCTTCTACTGAATACGGCCTTTTTAAATCTTGCATGTATGACTGCCTAACATTGAGTGTTTGGCCCACTCAAAGAAACTAAAAAGCAGATGTAATTTATTTATACACTTCTAGCAAacacctccctccttccattctctccccctttaAGGTGTTTGGAAGGGCCTGGTTGCCCGTATCATCATGATCGGTACTCTGACCGCTCTGCAGTGGTTCATCTACGACTCCGTGAAGGTCTACTTCCGCCTACCCCGTCCCCCTCCTCCCGAGATGCCAGAGTCTCTCAAGAAGAAGCTGGGGCTTACTGAGTAAAAAAAAAACGTCTCCAGGACCCCCTCTCGACTCACCTCACCCC
The genomic region above belongs to Oncorhynchus masou masou isolate Uvic2021 chromosome 27, UVic_Omas_1.1, whole genome shotgun sequence and contains:
- the LOC135516045 gene encoding solute carrier family 25 member 3-like isoform X2, which gives rise to MVIFVCSRPVLDTMYPNTLTQLSRANPFNAPLFSLQEIEEPKQSLPANGQSRNLAAAAIAEGDSCEFGSRKYLLLCGFGGIISCGTTHAALVPLDLVKCRMQVDPDKYKSIGKGFSLTLKEDGARGLAKGWAPTFIGYSMQGLCKFGFYEMFKIFYSDMLGEENTYLWRTSLYLAASASAEFFADIALAPMEACKVRIQTCPGYANNLRQCAPKMFAEEGVWAFYKGVVPLWMRQIPYTMMKFACFERTVELLYKHVVPKPRADCTKSEQLIVTFTAGYIAGVFCAIVSHPADSVVSVLNKESGSTAVQVLKKLGPKGVWKGLVARIIMIGTLTALQWFIYDSVKVYFRLPRPPPPEMPESLKKKLGLTE
- the LOC135516045 gene encoding solute carrier family 25 member 3-like isoform X1 produces the protein MVIFVCSRPVLDTMYPNTLTQLSRANPFNAPLFSLQEIEEPKQSLPANGQSRNLAAAAIADSADVSCEFGSTKYYALCGFGGILSCGLTHTAVVPLDLVKCRIQVDPDKYKSIGKGFSLTLKEDGARGLAKGWAPTFIGYSMQGLCKFGFYEMFKIFYSDMLGEENTYLWRTSLYLAASASAEFFADIALAPMEACKVRIQTCPGYANNLRQCAPKMFAEEGVWAFYKGVVPLWMRQIPYTMMKFACFERTVELLYKHVVPKPRADCTKSEQLIVTFTAGYIAGVFCAIVSHPADSVVSVLNKESGSTAVQVLKKLGPKGVWKGLVARIIMIGTLTALQWFIYDSVKVYFRLPRPPPPEMPESLKKKLGLTE
- the LOC135516045 gene encoding solute carrier family 25 member 3-like isoform X3; translated protein: MYPNTLTQLSRANPFNAPLFSLQEIEEPKQSLPANGQSRNLAAAAIADSADVSCEFGSTKYYALCGFGGILSCGLTHTAVVPLDLVKCRIQVDPDKYKSIGKGFSLTLKEDGARGLAKGWAPTFIGYSMQGLCKFGFYEMFKIFYSDMLGEENTYLWRTSLYLAASASAEFFADIALAPMEACKVRIQTCPGYANNLRQCAPKMFAEEGVWAFYKGVVPLWMRQIPYTMMKFACFERTVELLYKHVVPKPRADCTKSEQLIVTFTAGYIAGVFCAIVSHPADSVVSVLNKESGSTAVQVLKKLGPKGVWKGLVARIIMIGTLTALQWFIYDSVKVYFRLPRPPPPEMPESLKKKLGLTE
- the LOC135516045 gene encoding solute carrier family 25 member 3-like isoform X4 produces the protein MDRAATSLPQQLLVDPDKYKSIGKGFSLTLKEDGARGLAKGWAPTFIGYSMQGLCKFGFYEMFKIFYSDMLGEENTYLWRTSLYLAASASAEFFADIALAPMEACKVRIQTCPGYANNLRQCAPKMFAEEGVWAFYKGVVPLWMRQIPYTMMKFACFERTVELLYKHVVPKPRADCTKSEQLIVTFTAGYIAGVFCAIVSHPADSVVSVLNKESGSTAVQVLKKLGPKGVWKGLVARIIMIGTLTALQWFIYDSVKVYFRLPRPPPPEMPESLKKKLGLTE